One stretch of Molothrus aeneus isolate 106 chromosome 2, BPBGC_Maene_1.0, whole genome shotgun sequence DNA includes these proteins:
- the PLEKHB1 gene encoding pleckstrin homology domain-containing family B member 1 isoform X2 — MALVKSGWLWRQSSILRRWKRNWFVLYLDGSLVYYHDETQRDMDGRIHIKYSCRDVRIGRECKDVQPPEGRSRECLLTVVLRDGSKTTLCAESEDDAVAWKMAVLEAKSTPVHVYDPYDDDYYQTVPLDSHQAAYISSGHYGPQYGAPGVTHVIVREDPYRVSGDQMALGLLAGAATGAALGSFMWMPCWF, encoded by the exons ATGGCGCTGGTGAAGAGCGGTTGGCTTTGGCGCCAGA GCTCCATCCTGCGCCGCTGGAAGAGGAACTGGTTCGTGCTCTACCTGGATGGCAGCCTGGTTTACTACCACGACGAGACGCAGCGGGACATGGACGGCCGGATCCACATCAAGTACAGCTGCCGGGACGTGCGGATCGGCCGCGAGTGCAAAG ACGTGCAGCCGCCCGAGGGGAGGAGCCGGGAGTGCCTGCTGACCGTGGTGCTGCGGGACGGCTCCAAGACCACGCTGTGCGCCGAGAGCGAGGATGACGCCGT TGCTTGGAAGATGGCCGTGCTGGAGGCTAAATCCACCCCG GTGCACGTGTACGACCCCTACGACGACGACTACTACCAGACGGTGCCCCTGGACTCCCACCAGGCTGCCTACATCAGCTCCGGCCACTACGGCCCCCAGTACGGAG CTCCCGGGGTGACCCACGTCATCGTGCGCGAGGATCCCTACCGCGTCTCCGGGGACCAGatggccctggggctgctggccgGGGCCGCCACCGGCGCCGCCCTGGGCTCCTTCATGTGGATGCCCTGCTGGTTTTAG
- the PLEKHB1 gene encoding pleckstrin homology domain-containing family B member 1 isoform X1, which yields MALVKSGWLWRQSSILRRWKRNWFVLYLDGSLVYYHDETQRDMDGRIHIKYSCRDVRIGRECKDVQPPEGRSRECLLTVVLRDGSKTTLCAESEDDAVAWKMAVLEAKSTPVHVYDPYDDDYYQTVPLDSHQAAYISSGHYGPQYGAAPGVTHVIVREDPYRVSGDQMALGLLAGAATGAALGSFMWMPCWF from the exons ATGGCGCTGGTGAAGAGCGGTTGGCTTTGGCGCCAGA GCTCCATCCTGCGCCGCTGGAAGAGGAACTGGTTCGTGCTCTACCTGGATGGCAGCCTGGTTTACTACCACGACGAGACGCAGCGGGACATGGACGGCCGGATCCACATCAAGTACAGCTGCCGGGACGTGCGGATCGGCCGCGAGTGCAAAG ACGTGCAGCCGCCCGAGGGGAGGAGCCGGGAGTGCCTGCTGACCGTGGTGCTGCGGGACGGCTCCAAGACCACGCTGTGCGCCGAGAGCGAGGATGACGCCGT TGCTTGGAAGATGGCCGTGCTGGAGGCTAAATCCACCCCG GTGCACGTGTACGACCCCTACGACGACGACTACTACCAGACGGTGCCCCTGGACTCCCACCAGGCTGCCTACATCAGCTCCGGCCACTACGGCCCCCAGTACGGAG CGGCTCCCGGGGTGACCCACGTCATCGTGCGCGAGGATCCCTACCGCGTCTCCGGGGACCAGatggccctggggctgctggccgGGGCCGCCACCGGCGCCGCCCTGGGCTCCTTCATGTGGATGCCCTGCTGGTTTTAG